The Virgibacillus sp. SK37 region TAGATGGTGCGAGCTTCGAGGAACTTACTTATGAAGGATATGGCCCAGGTGGGGTTGCTGTCATCGTACATGTTTTAACTGACAACAAAAACAGGACAGCTGCAGAAGTTAGACACGCTTTTAAAAAGAATGATGGAAATCTTGGAGAGAATGGAAGTGTCTCCTTTATGTTTGATCGAAAGGGTTATATCGTGATTTCAAATGAGGAAGGCAAAATTGATGAGGACGAATTAACGTTGGAAGCCTTAGAAGCTGGAGCCGATGATATTGTTACACAGGAGGATGGATACGAGATTTATACTGCTCCTGAGGCTTATCAGGAAGTTGTAGATTATCTAAATGAGAAAGGATACTCGATTGAAGACTCAGAAGTGACTTTAATTCCGCAAAATTATAATAAACTATCCGAAGAAGATACAGGTAAAATGTTTACTTTAATTGAGACCCTCGAAGAAAACGAGGATGTGCAAGATATTCACCATAATTTAGATGAAACAGAATAAGTTTTGCTGAATGAACTTCTATCCTTTATATCAGGGATAGAAGTTTGTTTTTAGAGGATGAGAAAGCTCTTATTATGTTATTTTATGAATAGTTGATTCAAGCACCAGTATCCATCTCTTATAGCTCTAAGTTATCTCGCATTCTATAGACGTTGGTGCCTAATCATATAGATAAAACGAGTGTAAGTCAAACTAGTTCTAGTTAAAAAGATACCAATAGCTCAATAGTTTTACTATATGGGTGCATATGGTAAAATGATGTAAGGTAACATGGAGGAGAAATTTAAATGATTGCATACATAAAAGGTAATCTTACATACATACAAGATG contains the following coding sequences:
- a CDS encoding YebC/PmpR family DNA-binding transcriptional regulator, yielding MAGHSKWKNIQRRKNAQDAKKGKIFMRHAKDIYTAAKQGGGDLSTNASLRLAVEKAKADNMPNDNIDRAIKKATGTLDGASFEELTYEGYGPGGVAVIVHVLTDNKNRTAAEVRHAFKKNDGNLGENGSVSFMFDRKGYIVISNEEGKIDEDELTLEALEAGADDIVTQEDGYEIYTAPEAYQEVVDYLNEKGYSIEDSEVTLIPQNYNKLSEEDTGKMFTLIETLEENEDVQDIHHNLDETE